Below is a window of Candidatus Hydrogenedens sp. DNA.
TCAATAAATTGCTCTAATGTTTCTTTTACAATTGTTTTAACAATATCCGAATTTGTTTGAACTTGAGCAGAGATTACTTTTTCAGAAATTTGAAAAACCAATTTGAGGATTTGAGGGGTTATTTGTTCCAAAAAATTAGTTCTTGCTTGAGTAATTTTTTCTATACTTTCTTGAAGAATTTTATTCGTTTCCTCAAGGAACTGTTGGAATTCCTGTTCTGCTAATAATTTTCCCTCATTATATCCTTCTTCATAGGCTTTTTGTTTAATTTTCTCTGCTTCCTGTTGAGCTTGCTCTAAAATCATAGTACGCAATTCTTCCGGAGAATATATACTTAAAGGGTCATCGGATATCTCTCTTT
It encodes the following:
- a CDS encoding FliH/SctL family protein, whose amino-acid sequence is MSQFKKTQKVIAENAEVKFLSRDDLKEFPKEREISDDPLSIYSPEELRTMILEQAQQEAEKIKQKAYEEGYNEGKLLAEQEFQQFLEETNKILQESIEKITQARTNFLEQITPQILKLVFQISEKVISAQVQTNSDIVKTIVKETLEQFIDSQEISLHIHPDDYSIIEDEIKSRIGDENIMQKVIWVPDERIERGGCIAETKTQFLDNQISSRLELIVEKIVSLARENGVDI